The nucleotide window CAGCGAGTTTTACTGGTCGGCACCGGCAAAAGTGCACTGGACGACCAGGGATTCGTAAAACTGGCCACCAGTATCGCCAAGCGACTTACTGCCTTAAAAGTCAAAGACGCTCTGGTATGCATAGAGAGTTTAGAGGTCACTGGCCGTGATATGGCCTGGAAAACTCAGCAGATCACTCGCCTGTGCGGTGAAGCGGTTTATCAGTTCACTAAATTTAAATCACGGAAGCCACCTAAAACAGCCCTCAAAAAGGTATCACTGCACAGCAGCAAAAGCAGCGCCGCAATCAAAGCTGCTCTCGCCAACGGAGCAGCGACTGCCAGTGGTGTCAATCTGGCGCGAGAGCTAGGTGACCTGCCGGGCAACGCCTGCAACCCTCCCCATATGGCCACTCGCGGTCGCGCCATGGCCAAAGGTAACGCCAAAGTTACCTGTAAAGTGCTGGAAGAAAAGCAGATGAAAGAGTTGGGCATGGGTGCCCTATTGTCTGTTTCTGCTGGTTCCGACACCCCAGGCAAAATGGTGATTGTGGAGTACAAAGGCGGCAAAAAAAGCGACAAACCGGTGGTTCTGGTAGGCAAAGGGGTTACCTTTGACTCCGGCGGCATCAGCCTCAAACCCGGTGCTGCCATGGATGAAATGAAGTATGACATGGGTGGCGCCGCTACAGTGTTTGGCACTTTACAGTCCATCATTGAAATGGCGTTGCCTATCAATCTGGTGGGCATTGTCGGTGCAGTGGAAAATATGCCCAGCGGCAAGGCCACCAAGCCAGGGGATATCGTCACGTCTATGTCGGGCAAAACCATCGAAGTACTTAACACCGACGCCGAAGGGCGACTGGTGCTT belongs to bacterium SCSIO 12696 and includes:
- a CDS encoding leucyl aminopeptidase codes for the protein MEFSLRTADALTAKTACLVIAVSEGPLTGIAQAADKATEGALTTLAKSGDFNGKNGQQLLLPLVTGLSAQRVLLVGTGKSALDDQGFVKLATSIAKRLTALKVKDALVCIESLEVTGRDMAWKTQQITRLCGEAVYQFTKFKSRKPPKTALKKVSLHSSKSSAAIKAALANGAATASGVNLARELGDLPGNACNPPHMATRGRAMAKGNAKVTCKVLEEKQMKELGMGALLSVSAGSDTPGKMVIVEYKGGKKSDKPVVLVGKGVTFDSGGISLKPGAAMDEMKYDMGGAATVFGTLQSIIEMALPINLVGIVGAVENMPSGKATKPGDIVTSMSGKTIEVLNTDAEGRLVLCDCLTYAERYKPQAVIDIATLTGAIIIGLGHHASAVYANDEGLAQSLLQAGIDSTDRAWQMPLWEEYNQQLKSNFADIPNIGSGRDAGSITAACFLGRFTKKYKWAHLDIAGTFWRSGAAKGATGRPVPMLVEYLTKLAK